The segment GGGTGGCGCCGACGAAGTTCCTGGCCAAGCTGGCCTCCTCCCGGTGCAAGCCGGACGGGCTGCTGGTGGTGCCGGCCGACGGGGTGCACGCGTTCCTGCACCCGCTGCCGGTCGCCGCACTCTGGGGCGTCGGCGAGCGCACCGACGCGCAGCTGGCCGCGCTCGGGCTGAGCACGGTCGGCGATCTGGCCGCGACGCCGCTGCCGGCGCTGGCCCGGGCGATCGGCGACGCCTCCGCCGCCCACCTGCACGCGCTGGCCCAGGGCCACGACCCGCGCCCGGTCGTCCCCGACGAGCCGGACCGGTCGATCGGGGCGGAGGAGACCTTCGGCACCGACGTCGACGACCACGAGGTGGTCCGCCGCGAGCTGCTGCGGCTGGCCGAGAAGACCGCGGCCCGGCTGCGCGCGAGCGGGCAGCACGGCCGGACCGTGAGCATCAAGATCCGGTTCGCCGACTTCACCACGATCACCCGGGCCCGGACGTTGCCGGCGCCGACCGACGCCGGCCGCGAGGTCTACGAGACCGCCCGGGCGCTCTATGACGGGCTGGAGCTGGACCGGGCCCGGATCCGGCTCGTCGGCGTGCGGGTCGAGGGGATCGCGCCGGCCGGGGACGCGACCCGCCAGCTGGAGCTCGGCGCCCGCGAGTTCGGCTGGCGCGACGCCGACCGGGCCGTGGATCGGGCCGTCGACCGGTTCGGGGCCGGAGTGGTGCGCCCGGCGGTGCTGGTGCCGCCCACCACCCAAAATGTGGGGGCCGGACGTCGCGACACGCCCGACGTTCGGCCCGAATCCGGGCGTGTCGAGGTCTCCCAGGACCCGCGATGACCGGCCGAGGGGGTGTCCGCGACGACATCGAGCACCAGGTGAGCGTCGTCCGCCTTTCCTCGTGTGTCATCGGCTCGTATCCTCGTAGTGGCGGCCCGCTGCGCGGTCGCCATGTTGTCCCGCGGCGGTTCCCTGCCGTCGCGGTCGCACCTGTTGTCAGGAGGGGCGCCGTGCCGCTCTCGGACCACGAGCAGCGCCTGCTCGAGCAGATCGAGCGTGCGTTGTACGCCGAGGACCCGAAGTTCGCCTCGACGGTCAGCTCGACCGATCTGCGCACGCATGCCCGCCGCCGCGTCCGGCGCGCGATCATCTTGTTGATCCTGGGTCTGGGCGGGCTGCTGGCCGGCGTCATGACCAGCACGATCGCGTTGGGTGTGGCCGGGTTCTGCTTGATGCTGTTCGCTCTCGTCTACGCGGCCTCGCAGTACAAGAAGGTCGCCGGCAAGCCTGACCTTCGAGTCGCGGGCCCCGACGGGAAGCCGGCCCCGCGCCGCGGCAAGCAGCGCAAGGCGCCATTCCTCCAGCGCATGGAGGAGCGGTTCCGCCGGCGTTTCGACGATCGCTGATCCCTGATCTTTCTCCTGACGACGCCCGGCCCTTCCAGGCCGGGCGTCGCCCATTCCCCGCCCACTCCCGTCTCCCTGCGAGACACGCTGGCTGCACCGGCTTCCGCCGCCCCGGCGCCGGCCCCCCCGCCGTGCGGGTGCCTTGGGCCGGGTGTCGGCTGTGGTGCGGGTGCCTTGGGCCGGGCGTCGGCTGTGGTGCGGGTGCTGCAGGTCACGGTGACTGGCCAGGTCCCGGGGGTCGTGCGGGTGCCGACGAGCCGGCGCCACGCGATGGCGCCGGCGGATGACGCGGTCTTCGGGTCGAGGCCCTGGGCTGTGGATGGCCGGATTTGTAGTCGACCTCGATGGAGCAGTCTGCGCCGGATGTAGTGCGGGCGGCCGCGATGGCGACGTTCCCCTGGCCGGTTGGCGGCAGGCTGACGACCGTGACCGTGAACGGCGGCGCCGGCCGTGGAATCCGGGGACGAGGCGTCGGCGCGGGTAGCCGGGTCCGGGTCGGCTTTCTCGGGGTGGCTGTGACGGTTGGTCGCGGTGGCGGCGGTGTGGCCGTCGACGGAGGCGGCGGTACCGACGTCGGCGTTCTTGTCCTGGGGAACGGCTGTTGAGCTCGACGGAGCCGCGATCGGCGGGTCGGTTCTCGTGGGAGGGGAGTCGGAGTCGAGGACTGAGGCGGCCAGGCCGCTGCCGGCACCGAGGGGTCACCAATCCGGCCAGGACTGCGCGGACGGCCGCCGCGCGGCTGGCAAGCCGAAAGCCCGGAAGGG is part of the Mycobacteriales bacterium genome and harbors:
- the dinB gene encoding DNA polymerase IV; translated protein: MGRSQAVGRSGPPAGPPADDTGCPILHVDMDAFYASVELRRRPELRGRPMIVGGGRRGVVLSATYEARDYGVRSAMPMGRALGLCPDAVVVHPDMPRYAEASAGVMAVFRSVTPLVEPLSLDEAFLDVSGARRRLGRPAWIGEWIRARIADEQGITCSVGVAPTKFLAKLASSRCKPDGLLVVPADGVHAFLHPLPVAALWGVGERTDAQLAALGLSTVGDLAATPLPALARAIGDASAAHLHALAQGHDPRPVVPDEPDRSIGAEETFGTDVDDHEVVRRELLRLAEKTAARLRASGQHGRTVSIKIRFADFTTITRARTLPAPTDAGREVYETARALYDGLELDRARIRLVGVRVEGIAPAGDATRQLELGAREFGWRDADRAVDRAVDRFGAGVVRPAVLVPPTTQNVGAGRRDTPDVRPESGRVEVSQDPR
- a CDS encoding DUF3040 domain-containing protein, which codes for MPLSDHEQRLLEQIERALYAEDPKFASTVSSTDLRTHARRRVRRAIILLILGLGGLLAGVMTSTIALGVAGFCLMLFALVYAASQYKKVAGKPDLRVAGPDGKPAPRRGKQRKAPFLQRMEERFRRRFDDR